In Telopea speciosissima isolate NSW1024214 ecotype Mountain lineage chromosome 10, Tspe_v1, whole genome shotgun sequence, the DNA window TTCTTGCTCGATATTTCGATCGTGTGGACCCTTCGAGCCTAGGCCTTTGCTTTCCTAGCCGATTTTGAACTTTCTTCTGCCGCGGGACCTCCGTATATGGTAGATATAACCCCTGCTGGGGGGTTACGATTcccttggtcattttgcctggGGCGCTCAGCTGATTCGGGATGCCTTCGTTCTTCTCCGCGTCTCCTGCCCTGGTCTCTCTCTGTTTGATGGCTGCGCTAGTCGTTCCCGCGGTCTCTTCTGCCATTGTTGGGGCGTTCATGGTTTCGACGATCATGAACGTAGCGCCCTAGGTAGCCTCTATGGATTAGGCTCTCAATCTCCCCTTTAAGGTACTGGCTGTCATCAGTGTCGTGCCCGGTTCTGTTGTGGAAGCGACAGAACTTGTCACCATTTTTCTTGTTTGGGTTGTTGCCTATCTTCGCCGGCCACTTGATGAATTTCTCGTTCTGGATCTGCATCAGGATTTTTGAACGGGGTTGATTGAGCAGAGTATACCATTCAAAGTGCTTTGGAGGTGTTCTGCTTTGGCGCCGCCTCGTCTTCCTGTCGTCTTCATAGCCTTGCCTCCCCTCTTGCTCGGTTCTCTTTTTCTCGGTTCTACCATCCTGGGTATCCATCTTTGCGTCTAGGGTTTCCACCGCCGTCATGTACTCCTCGCATCTGGCTTGGAGTTCCGTCAGATTGCTGGGATTACTCTTATAAAGTTCCCAGTTGAGGTCCTTGTCACGGATCCCAGCCAGTAGAGCGGTGTACTCTACCTTGGGATCAAGGTCCTCCACTTCTAGCTTGACCTGGTTGAACCGAGTTAGGTAGGATCTTAGAGTTTCGCCACTTTTCTGCTTCACCGTGGTAATGCTTACCGGTGTCTTTTTGTAGCTCCGACTGCTTGTGAAGGTGGAGGCAAAGGCTGTGTTGAGCTGCCAAAACTCGTGAATGGAGTTTGGTTCTAGGTGGGTGAACCAAGTTCTGGCGGCCTTCCTCAATGTTGGGGGGGAAAGCATGACACATGATCGTGTCGGAGGCCCCATAAAAAGCCATAATCGAGTTGAAGCCTTCCAGATGCTGAACAGGGTCGGTGCTGCCATCATAATACTCAAACGCCGGCATCTTGAACTCCTTTGGGAAGGGGACAGCCATGATTTCATCCGAGAGTGCTGTCTTCCCGAAGAAGGTGGATTTCTCGGGCAATGGTTGCTTCTCGGCCATCTTCTGGATCTTCTCTCGAAGGTCCTTCAATTGCTTGTCTAGATTATTCTCCGCTGGAGCCTTCCCGCGCCCCCCGGACTGATGCTTGGATTGGGCCTCGTTCCTGTCGGTGGCTTTCTTCTTGTCTTTGCCGGCTTGCTTGTCATGGTTACCTTGATCTGCGCGGGCCGAGCCCGAGCTGCTATCTTTGTCATCCCTGCCCGGGCTGTGAGTCCGAGTTGGGATGATGGTATTCCCATGATTGGTGAGGGCCTTCGAGTTTTGCTCAAGGGCCTGAGCTAGCCTCTCGAGCTACTGTTGCAGGGCCATGAAT includes these proteins:
- the LOC122643865 gene encoding uncharacterized protein LOC122643865; its protein translation is MAAPTLFSIWKASTRLWLFMGPPTRSCVMLSPPTLRKAARTWFTHLEPNSIHEFWQLNTAFASTFTSSRSYKKTPVSITTVKQKSGETLRSYLTRFNQVKLEVEDLDPKVEYTALLAGIRDKDLNWELYKSNPSNLTELQARCEEYMTAVETLDAKMDTQDGRTEKKRTEQEGRQGYEDDRKTRRRQSRTPPKHFEWYTLLNQPRSKILMQIQNEKFIKWPAKIGNNPNKKNGDKFCRFHNRTGHDTDDSQYLKGEIESLIHRGYLGRYVHDRRNHERPNNGRRDRGND